Genomic window (Brassica rapa cultivar Chiifu-401-42 unplaced genomic scaffold, CAAS_Brap_v3.01 Scaffold0345, whole genome shotgun sequence):
cttaactcctatgagatttattcaacttcctagtgattctccactactttatgtatcaacatcaagcatcttacatcgtgattcatcctggtttgattagaatgacaaataagttgtcatattcccaaacaggaaaacaaggatcacctgatttgaaagtgggatagcttcttcatcctaactcctatgagatttattcaactgtAGGAGATGGATTACATCCCTCCACAAGGCCCATCAAATAACAGGCCCTAGCCTGGCAAGCTCGGCTGAGTTTAGTCGGCTCAGCGGCTAAAGACGTCGGCTCGACCCCAGAGTACTTTTAGCCGATTAACTAAGCCGATTGAATGTACCCGGCTTAGGGAGAACAGTACCGAGGCCCGTGTACTCGGCCTTTCACGACAAGGCCCAAAGGACGACGCTATTAGGGCATCAAGGACAAAGGCACAAGAAAAGGGGACTTTTGGACAACCTACACACTAAGcggctagatctagggtttcatAATCATCTCTTTGATCATGTTGCTTAAACCTTTGATCTTGTCTCCTTACTTCCCGATTAATCTTGTAACCCCGTTGTTCGATTCTAATAAATGCGTCTTTAGTCACCCCATTTCTAAGTTTATTATTCTGATCAACTGAATCCCGTACAAACAattggcgcccaccgtggggctCACTAAAGCAACGTTCTAGATCTACATGGCTTAAGACGACGCCGCCTTCGGCGCTCCAGGCGAGGAACCGACACCTACGCCTGCGGCTGCGCTACCCATCACCTCAGATTTCATGAGCTCCGTCATGGCACGACTCGCTTGCCAAGACGAAGTCCAAATGACAACCAACGACCAACTCGCTGTGTTGGTCGCGGCGCTCACAGCCCCCGACGGACAGACGAGCCGTCCCCAGCAGATACGCCGCCGTCTCTTCAACACAAACCCTACGGCAACTGGAGTCGACCACGTCTCCGATGACTCGGAGCCTAACGAAACCCTTCTCGCAGACGCTCCCCCAGAAAGTTCAGATCTTGCAACAATACGCGAGATCGCAGAACTCAAACTCAGCCTTCAACAGATGAGCGAGAAGATCCACCAAGTAACCAGCGTGGCTCCACAAATCGAGAGCGTACTCGCCGCAACCTCGCGTACTCCTTTTACTCGCGCGCTAACTAGCGTGCAACTCAGAAAGATAGAGAAGCTACGCCTACCTGAATATAAGCCCGGCGGAGACCCGGTGGAGCATATGACAGCTTTTAACATCGCGATGGCGCGAGCTCGACTCCCTGACGATGAAAGGGATGCAGGTTACTGCCAGCTGTTCGTTGAGACTCTCCACGAGCAAGCCCTGACTTGGTTCTCCCAGTTGGAGGAGAACTCAATCGGATGTTTCCGCGACTTATCAGCAGCTTTTCTCAAGACATACATCATGTTCACAAAGCGCAGCGCCACCGCCTCGAGCTTATGGAACCTCAACCAGAAGAAAGACCAGAGCCTGCACGAGTACATGGAGAAATTCAAAGCCGTGGTGTCAAAGATTGAAATCCCAGACGGGATCGCCATCGACGCTCTGCGCAACACCTTATGGGTTCACTCTAAGTTCCGAGAAGACCTATACCAGAACCCAACTACGTCGCTCCAAGACGCTATCGCGCGCTCCGATAACTTCATCAGGATGGAAGAAGACACCAATGCAATTCTCAGCAAGATGAGCACGCTCAAGGCTCCAGCGGGTAAAAACGCTAATACGAGACAAGAACCGCGCCAGCACGCTCCGAACGACAAAAACAGTCGCAAAGACGGATACATGTATGTCGTCAACGAGAATAACGTGCCGATCTCCACTCTCGTAGTTCGCGGAGAAGGGTGGAACAAGTGGGCAAAAGAGCTTGAGTCGCCCGACAAACCGGTCGACACTTTTTGCACCACCCAACCTACAGCGGGAGCCGGGTCAGCAGCGGGGCCTTCCAGGACCGTCGATCTCACCAAGCATTGCAAATATCACGACGTCAAGGGACATGATACCACAAAATGCAAATCACTCTACGCGCATTATCTCTCGTCCCTTGCGAGCGGCGAATTTAAGTTCGAACCTTTGAAAGCTAAGCCAAAGAATGGCAAGAGTTGGAGTACGAACAAGGAAAGGAGAGCCCAACGCAAAGCCACCAGCAAAGGTCGACAAAGCGACACTCAACGACGAGATGACGAGGAGGAAACCCCGAAGGATAACGGTGAGGGAGACTCCTCAGCCGACGAAGAGCACCCAGCTAATCGCAGACGCATCAAGGTTATACTCTCTCAGCAATCTTTGTCGTCCGAAGACGATAACGACGATGCACCTGTACTCGGAGATCTGAGGGACGTCCTGAAACGGAAGTTCGAATCCGAAAATGATAGTAGTCCCAAGCACAATGATCTCCGGATGATGCTGAATACACGCAAGTCTCGACGTATCTCGACAAGCAACGCTAACACCAACGAAGGGCCAATCAGCGACCTCCGAGACAACCTCAACGCTGGCGTATGCGACCTTCGCATACAACTCAACCGTTAGAAACCAACGGACTTACGACGACAGTTAGAGCGCGCTAAAGGCCATTCTCAACCTCCAGCGCATGACACCAGCATATCCACAGATCTCTGCACCTTACTAGCCTCTAAGCGAGTACAAACGGGACAGTCGTTGAATGTCATCATGGGAGGATCTCCTCCTAGCGGAGAATCTGTTCGCTCCGTAAAAGACTACCGTCGACAAGTCGCGACTTCCCAGAAGTGGCCGACTAAACCGACAAGTCATCCCCCGATAACCTTCTCGCCGGATGACGCCGAAGGAGTTCACGCTTCCCATAATGATCCTCTTCTCGTCGTCCTTGGAATTGGAGAATATGACATCACCAAGATCCTCATTGACACCGGAAGTTCTGTCGACCTCATCTTCCGAGGAACTCTGCAGAAGAGGGGAGTTGATCTTGACGACATAAAAGCATCCTCCAGAACATTAACCAGGTTCAACGGATCCTCCGAAACCATATTGGGCACGATCCGCTTCCGGTACGCGCATGCGGCGTTACTTGAATGGTTAAGTTTGCTGTTGTAAGCACCAAAGCTCCATATCACGCTATACTCGGCACTCCTTGGCTACACTCGATGCAAGCTGTTCCTT
Coding sequences:
- the LOC117130188 gene encoding uncharacterized protein LOC117130188, whose product is MARLACQDEVQMTTNDQLAVLVAALTAPDGQTSRPQQIRRRLFNTNPTATGVDHVSDDSEPNETLLADAPPESSDLATIREIAELKLSLQQMSEKIHQVTSVAPQIESVLAATSRTPFTRALTSVQLRKIEKLRLPEYKPGGDPVEHMTAFNIAMARARLPDDERDAGYCQLFVETLHEQALTWFSQLEENSIGCFRDLSAAFLKTYIMFTKRSATASSLWNLNQKKDQSLHEYMEKFKAVVSKIEIPDGIAIDALRNTLWVHSKFREDLYQNPTTSLQDAIARSDNFIRMEEDTNAILSKMSTLKAPAGKNANTRQEPRQHAPNDKNSRKDGYMYVVNENNVPISTLVVRGEGWNKWAKELESPDKPVDTFCTTQPTAGAGSAAGPSRTVDLTKHCKYHDVKGHDTTKCKSLYAHYLSSLASGEFKFEPLKAKPKNGKSWSTNKERRAQRKATSKGRQSDTQRRDDEEETPKDNGEGDSSADEEHPANRRRIKVILSQQSLSSEDDNDDAPVLGDLRDVLKRKFESENDSSPKHNDLRMMLNTRKSRRISTSNANTNEGPISDLRDNLNAGVCDLRIQLNR